One genomic region from Nitrospira sp. encodes:
- a CDS encoding DNA-binding transcriptional regulator, whose product MKKATSAILEAVHTTATGLHKAGVMDRITLREFDQLYVPPIAPLKPKQIKEIREASRVSQAVFAALLNTSVSTVQKWEIGQKRPTGTALKLLHLVQQRGLKAVA is encoded by the coding sequence ATGAAGAAAGCAACATCCGCCATTCTTGAAGCGGTCCACACCACAGCAACAGGCCTACACAAAGCCGGCGTGATGGATCGGATCACGCTGCGCGAATTCGACCAACTGTACGTGCCGCCCATCGCGCCGCTGAAGCCGAAACAAATCAAAGAAATTCGCGAGGCGTCACGAGTCAGTCAAGCGGTCTTTGCCGCGCTGCTGAATACCAGTGTGTCCACAGTGCAAAAGTGGGAGATTGGTCAGAAGCGCCCCACAGGCACCGCCCTCAAGCTATTACACCTGGTGCAACAGCGAGGCTTGAAAGCCGTCGCCTAA
- a CDS encoding type II toxin-antitoxin system RelE/ParE family toxin, with the protein MAVYQTRWFDRWARKEGLTTTSLCAAVREMTAGLYDADLGGGLLKKRMARPGQGKRGGFRTLVATNKGTRWIFVFGFSKNERSTIDKDEETALKKLASHLLSLTTQALRKAQRAGELMEVHCDEESNIRHS; encoded by the coding sequence ATGGCGGTATATCAGACCCGCTGGTTTGATCGTTGGGCGCGCAAAGAAGGGCTCACCACAACGAGCCTGTGCGCGGCTGTGCGGGAAATGACGGCAGGACTGTATGACGCGGATCTCGGTGGCGGGCTGCTGAAAAAGCGGATGGCGCGACCTGGACAGGGAAAGCGTGGTGGCTTTCGCACGCTAGTCGCGACCAACAAGGGAACCCGCTGGATCTTCGTGTTCGGTTTCTCAAAAAACGAGCGCAGCACCATCGACAAGGACGAAGAAACCGCCTTAAAGAAGCTGGCCTCCCATTTGCTGTCATTGACGACGCAGGCGCTCAGGAAAGCACAACGTGCCGGGGAATTGATGGAGGTGCATTGCGATGAAGAAAGCAACATCCGCCATTCTTGA
- a CDS encoding histidinol-phosphatase has translation MNSIPHHNQQLAIIFRSMADLLSSQRANPYRVRAYRRAADALLAIDEDVAAVAERQDLEAIDGIGTDLAKKIEEFLETGTIRAYEELQTPLPTEVRDWATLPGLSESLVAYLYFRLGIRTLLDLDQLIQSHLLRTLPSFSGSEEHLLQAVRQRIQNNEL, from the coding sequence ATGAACTCCATCCCGCACCACAACCAGCAACTTGCCATTATCTTCCGCTCGATGGCTGATCTCCTGTCATCCCAACGGGCGAACCCTTATCGAGTGCGGGCCTATCGGCGGGCTGCGGATGCTCTGCTTGCCATCGATGAAGATGTGGCAGCCGTGGCGGAACGGCAGGATCTGGAAGCTATCGACGGGATCGGAACCGATCTGGCAAAAAAGATCGAAGAGTTTCTTGAGACTGGAACCATCCGCGCCTACGAGGAGCTTCAGACCCCGCTCCCGACGGAGGTCAGAGATTGGGCAACTCTTCCTGGTCTCTCCGAATCACTCGTGGCCTATTTGTACTTCCGACTCGGCATCAGGACGCTGCTTGACCTCGATCAGCTCATTCAATCTCACCTGCTTCGAACCCTGCCGAGTTTCTCCGGATCAGAGGAGCATTTGCTGCAGGCTGTCCGACAACGTATACAAAATAATGAGCTTTAG